A single genomic interval of Spinacia oleracea cultivar Varoflay chromosome 6, BTI_SOV_V1, whole genome shotgun sequence harbors:
- the LOC130463326 gene encoding protein FAR1-RELATED SEQUENCE 5-like yields the protein MGGNPPITIMTDQAPSIAAGIRNVFPDARHRLCTWHIGENSKKHIGQYRALDGFSDIFNYLLKYCETAAEFEYHWPRMLTHYKCVENPWLKNLYTIREMWCPAYSKNYWSGGVLSSQRCETTNKSVSHRLDKTQGLCDFYHVFLDVISYWRSKENGHDYRNWKGRPEVAAANCGILLHARKIYTIEAYVLFEEQFLKGMACSQEEIRGNTAIEKNYYVWRPKKDLIKHEVRFNQETFAVDCTCQYFTEMGFLCSHALRVYHVHCVPEIPNLYILKRWTKAAMCSHLVEDDGEKSNIVAASVWRAQTLRNFVKLVMSSQDSLQARTENLRKKGERNDRLKGTVEKIYNKAKGNWRRRKAKFTDATRFKAQSAVMELDEVGAPVIFSNSLNDSSDLVVDASFPKPPPKYFRRGAAVDKNVESSDKENNSTNETSNDSYVHGSTKTDACTKVKAPLATKAPPATKAPSATKAPSVNKAPSATKAPSVNKAPLATKGTSATKAKKDQQRFEYNI from the exons ATGGGTGGAAATCCCCCAATAACCATTATGACAGACCAAGCTCCATCCATTGCTGCTGGGATAAGGAATGTTTTTCCAGATGCTAGACATAGATTATGTACGTGGCATATTGGGGAGAATTCAAAGAAGCATATTGGGCAGTATAGAGCTTTAGATGGTTTTTCTGACATATTCAATTATCTTCTGAAGTATTGTGAAACTGCTGCTGAGTTTGAATATCATTGGCCAag AATGTTGACTCACTATAAATGCGTTGAAAATCCATGGTTGAAGAATTTATATACAATTAGAGAGATGTGGTGTCCTGCTTATTCTAAGAATTATTGGTCTGGTGGTGTGTTATCATCACAGCGTTGTGAAACTACCAACAAGTCAGTTTCCCATCGACTTGATAAGACACAAGGGTTATGTGATTTTTATCATGTTTTTTTGGATGTTATTTCTTATTGGAGGAGCAAAGAGAATGGTCATGACTACAGAAATTGGAAAGGTAGACCAGAAGTTGCAGCTGCAAATTGCGGAATTCTTCTTCATGCGAGAAAGATTTACACTATAGAAGCATATGTTTTGTTTGAAGAACAATTTCTTAAAGGGATGGCATGTTCTCAAGAAGAAATACGTGGAAACACAGCTATAGAGAAAAATTATTATGTGTGGAGGCCTAAAAAAGACTTGATTAAACATGAAGTTCGGTTTAACCAAGAGACTTTTGCAGTGGATTGTACTTGTCAGTACTTTACTGAAATGGGTTTTTTATGTTCTCATGCGCTTCGTGTTTATCATGTGCATTGTGTCCCAGAGATTCCCAATCTTTATATATTGAAGAGGTGGACAAAAGCGGCTATGTGCAGTCATTTGGTTGAAGATGATGGTGAAAAGTCTAATATAGTTGCGGCTTCTGTTTGGAGGGCACAGACCCTTAGGAATTTTGTTAAGCTTGTTATGTCTAGTCAAGATTCTCTTCAAGCTAGGACTGAG AATTTAAGGAAAAAAGGTGAGAGGAATGACAGATTGAAGGGTACAGTTGAAAAAATCTACAATAAAGCTAAAGGGAATTGGAGGAGGAGGAAAGCAAAATTTACAGATGCAACAAGGTTTAAGGCTCAATCTGCAGTCATg gagttggatgaagttggTGCTCCTGTGATTTTTTCTAATTCTCTTAATGACTCATCTGATCTAGTT GTTGATGCTTCTTTTCCGAAGCCACCtccaaaatattttagaagAGGTGCTGCTGTTGATAAAAATGTGGAATCATCGGACAAG gaaaacaattcaacaaatgAAACATCAAATGATTCATATGTTCATGGAAGTACTAAAACCGATGCATGTACAAAAGTTAAAGCACCATTGGCTACTAAAGCACCACCGGCTACTAAAGCACCATCGGCTACTAAAGCACCATCGGTTAATAAAGCACCATCGGCTACTAAAGCACCATCGGTTAATAAAGCACCATTGGCTACTAAAGGAACATCAGCCACTAAAGCAAAAAAGGATCAGCAGAGATTTGAGTATAATATCTAG